The genomic segment ATGGACTCAGAGTTTGTGATAACTTtgctcttctccttctccagacTGGTGTTATCATCAGTCAAGCTGCAGTGAGTTGTACTTTTAGCAGCCACAGCATCATCCAAACATGTTACcgctgcagcttctcttttgCTACTCGGTGTCTTGTTCTTGTTTATAGATGACAGCACGTGGCCAGTTGCCACTCCGTTGTACTGCGGTGGCACCCGACAGTCACCCATTAACATCATCTCAACCTCGGCCAAACCCAACTCCAACCTGACTCCATTCACCTTTAAAAGGTTCAGAAGCACCTCGACACTGAAATCGATTAAAAACACGGGCAGCACCGGTGAGCAGTTAGGCCTCTTAAACTGTTTCAGATGTTTTAATTGTACTTGTCTggcaaatattttaaagaatCAGCTTTTTGCAAATTCGTTTTTTCTTGGGTTCTGatttattcttcttattttttttctttcttccagtcAAAGTCACCTTTGGAAGTGGGGTTAGGGTGTCAGGAGGAGATCTGTCCGAGCCCTACGACTGCATCCAGTTCCACTTACACTGGGGTAACGGCTCCTCCGTCCCAGGCTCTGAGCACACTGTGGATGCCAAGCGTTACCCAATGGAGGTATAAAGCCTTTCTTTTTTCCAATGTCAGTGACACATCAGATTTTAACAAAAttctaactaaactaaatgttttgtttctttgactCTTCCAGCTACACATTGTGTGCATCAAATCATTCTACAAAGAGGACATAGCTCATGCCTTAACAGACTCCACAGGACTTGCTGTTCTTGGTTTCTTCATTGAGGTGAGAAAATATTCATGTGAGGTCTTTTAATTCCAATGTAATTATAACTTATCCACAACTCTGTTTTAAATTCTGAGTCTAATTAAATTAGTATAATTTTCAGGAAATGTCAGGTCACACAACTGGTCAACCTGCGAGTTGGCGCTCCTTGACCTCCTACCTGACCAAGGTCAAAAACGGTGGTAAGAAGATGTTTAACTTATTTCTCGTGAACTTTGGTTCATTGTTTGATTCAAAGTGTGTCATCTGCAGGaggttgtgtttctgtctgcaggtgATTCTGTTGCAATGGCACCTGGGATCTCACTGGATGATCTCCTGGTTCGTGTGGATCGTACTAAGTATTACCGCTACCTTGGCTCTTTGACAACTCCCACTTGCAATGAGGCTGTGGTTTGGACTGTGTTCAAGGATTCAATCAAAGTCAGCAAAGATCTggtgagttgtttttttccatgtaCTTTGAGCAAAGTGAACACAAATGATCAGTCTTTCACGCAGCTGTTTCAATATCTCATTTCCAGATCGACCTCTTCAGCACAACACTACACTTCTCAGACACCACATCGCCTTTCATGACCAACGTCTACAGAAGCATCCAGCCAGCACTAGAGGTCACAACACAGCCTGCCAGCAGGAGCTCTTCCTCCTCAACCTGCTACTCTCTGGGGCTGATGGTGCTGAGCTTTGCTCTGGGAGTTAAGAGTAAATAAAAATTTCTCTTAGCAGCTTATTGTGTTGCTGGTGAATCTATTCCTCTTTCCAATATCatttatctgatcttcatctaagtcaagacttcttcttcttctctttcggcttttcccatcaggggtcgccacagcgaatcatccttttccacctcactctgtcatggacatcttctaccctaacactagccaacctcatgtcctctgttaagacatccatatatctcctctttggtcgtcctcttgtccttctgcctggcagctccatctccaacatccttctaccaatatactcactatccctcctctgaacatgtccgaaccatctcagtctggcctctctgactttgtcgctaacacaggcaacgtgagccgtccctctgatgtactcgttccttattctgtctaacctcgtcactcctaaggagaacctcaacatcttcatctctgctacctccatctcagcctcttgtctctgtctcactgctaccgtctctaacccatagagcagagctggtctcaccactgtcttgtacacctttcctttgagtcttgattacactcttttgtcacacaacactcctgacactttcctctacccgctccaacctgcctgcactcgcctcttcacctcttttccacactctccatcacactgaactgttgaccccaagtacttaaactcctgcaccttcttcacctcagccccctgtaacctaacgcttctacctggatccctctcgttcagacacatgtattctgtcttactacgactgaccttcatgtctcttctttccagagcaaacctccacctctctagctgttcctctacctgctctctactctcactgcaaatcacaatgtcatccgcaaacatcattgtccagggagattcctgtctgacctcatctgtcagcctgtccatcagcatagcaaacaagaagggactcaaagctgatccttggtgtagtcccacctccaccttgaactcctctgtctgacctacagcacatctcaccaccgtcatacttctctcatacatgtcctgaactagtctgacgtacttctctgccactcccgacgacctcatacagtaccacagctcctccctcggcaccctgtcatacgccttctctaaatctacaaagacacaatgcagctccttcaatccatctctgtacttttccatcaacattctcaaagcaaaaatggcatcagtggtgctcttacggggcatgaaaccatactgctgctcacaaatctccaccttcttcctaagcctggcttccactactctttcccacagcttcattgtgtggctcatcaactttattcctctgtagttgctgcagttctgcatgtcacccttgttcttaaagatcggaaccagaacgcttctcctccattcctcaggcatcttctcactctctagaatcctattgaacaaactggttagaaaatccactgctgcctctcctaagcacttccacacctccacaggtacgtcatcaggaccaacacccttttcactcttcatccttttcagagccttcctaacctcattcctttcctgctccacaacatcaacatcttcctctcttctttccctgtcattttccttattcatcagatcctcaaaatactccttccatcttttctgcacactctcctgggttgttagtacctttccatctctgtccttaatcacccttacctgttgcacatccttcccatctctatctctctgtctggctagcctgtacaagtccttctctccttcctttgtgtctaacctgtcatacagctcatcgtaagctttctgtttggcctttgccacctccctcttcactctacgctgcgcttccttgtactcctgtctactttcctcagtcctttctacatcccacttccttctagctaacttcttcccctggacgcattcctgtacttcctcattccaccaccaagtgtctttaccttcttacctctttccagatgatacacctagcaccttcctacctgtttccctgataacttctgctgtggtttcccagtcatctggaagctcatcctgaccacccagaacctgtctcaacttctgcctgaattcctcacaagtttcttcattctttagcttccaccacttggtcttcttctctgacttccctcttttcttcttcctgacctccagagtcatcttacacaccaccatgcggtgctgtctggctacactctctcctaccaccactttgcagtcactaacctctctcaaatgacctcgtctacataggatgtagtccacctgtgtactcctacctccactcttgtatgtcactctgtgtttctctctcttctggaagtaagtgttgactacagccatttccatcctcttcgcaaagtccaccaccatctgtccttcctgattcctttccttcacaccaaacctgcccatcacctcctcatcacctctgttgccctcaccaacatgcccattgaagtctgctccaacaacaactctctctcctctggggatactctctatgacctcatcaaactcactccagaatctctccttctattctaactcacagccaacctgtggagcatacccactgactacattcatcatctccccttcaatttctagctttatgctcatcaccctgtctgagactcttttcacctctagaacattgttcacaaactcccccttcaagatcactcctaccccgtttctcttcctatcaacaccatggtagaacagtttgtatcctcctccgatactacgtgccttgctgcccttccaccttgtctcctgcacacacagaacatctacctttcttctctccatcatgtctgccagctctctgcctttccctgtcatcgtaccaacgttaagagtccctattctcaaatctatgttcctgccttttcccttctctctctgaccacgaactcttctgcctcccctctttcttcgaccaacagtagtcaaatttccaccggcaccctgtaggttaacagcatcggtggcggtcgttgttagCCCGGGCCTCGACtgatccggtatgaaagtcttgtgaatgattcgcatggttattttggcaatttttacgccggatgcccttcctaaCGCAACCCTCTCgatttatccgggcttgggaccggcacagaagtcactggcttgcaacccctatggctagattcatctaaatcaagactattaacaaatataaaaataattacacaaaaaaaatatttcatgtcttcattCAGAACAATAATgacaattaatgcagaaaaccacgaaatttcaaaaggttcacatgctttttcttgccattgtattataataataaacacagtacTTTGTTGCATTATTTGCACAACCTCCATCAGTTTATCTATGGTTTTAACCTCTTTACTTATTGAGGGTCATTGAGTCAATTCTAGCTGCAATTGGACAGAAGACACGTAGAAAACATCATATTAAATCAAGTATAATCTCTGTGTAATCTAATGTTTTAAGCAGAGAAAACACGTGCACCACTTTTAGATTTATTcatggcattaaaaaaaattcaatttctTAGATTCTTGCAGATAGATCTGTATCAGTATCCCATACATACGACACATTTGTACTCTGAGTGAATGATGATGTAAAGAACCCCTATAACTCTTCAATGGAAagaacagtgacacaaaatacaCTGTATAGAAAGAAATTTGAAtctggtttttattttctgagaaactcattaaatattaatacaacaAAAATCGGGATAGTCCAGCTGCTTCTTAGAGAGGAATGTGATCCATTTACGCTACATGTGCACTCATTTCTCCTTCGGGGATGGAATGGAGGAACGGTTGTAGGTGGAGCTGGACATCTGAGCCAGTCTACAGCGATGGATTTAGGAGTGACAACATCTTGGTTGAGTCCTCCGTTCTTTAACACCCAGTACTGGTTGTCCTTAAAGAAGTAAGTGTCCCCTAAAAAGCAGTAGTGGTACAAATCTCATTCATTTTGTTGAAGTGGTCTTTAGTAGCATACATCTCATTTTTACTTTGAATtcctgtgtgtaaaaaaaatgtctcaTGACCTTAAAATAAGGTTCTGATTGCTTTTACTATCTAGCATTTGTGTCATCCCTTTATGCCTCTAAACACAATGTTACCTTCTCCCCAGGTTATGACGTCATCCATATGGGAAGGCACATCCGCCCAGAGGCTGTTGTCTCGTGGGTAATCCGGCTCTGGCTGCCTGCTCCCCTGTCCATCTTTGCGGCTCTCGTCAAACCTCCAAAACTCCCCGTCGCTGAACAGGTAGGTCTTGCCATTATGGGCCCAGATAAAGGCTGCATCCACCCTGTCTACCATTTTCCCACTTTTAGTCCTCATGCCCCAGTTAGAGAGAGGCTGAGGGTAACCATCCATGACCTTCGTGTCTTGGAAGACCCAGTACTGAGCTCCTGGACAGATTGAGGTGAGAGACAAAATGAGTTAGTTCAAGGAGTTTGTgatgtgttgttattattatcacaaCTATATTGTTAATGTAATGATTACTAcattacaaaacattacaaaaccaCACGGTTTTGCTTCCCACCGATGAAAAAGATTATTCTGCTGTCGCTCTTCCTCTCATACACGGCGTCAACCTTGTTTGTTCCTGGTGGGAGGCCGATCCAGAAATTTTTAATCTCAGCGGGATTAAGGGACACCAGTGTTCCGTCTCGCTGAGTTCTCCAGAagtgtgaaccttttggacaAAGGACAGCAAATATGACACAAATGTGATCAACATGCATGTTGTGaatcacaaaatgcaaaaagttCATAATGTGATTTTGAAGATTTTGACATTGTTGTGTTGtaaaccttttgtttttctgtttgtccctCACCTTTAAAGAAGAAAACCTCTCCCCTGATGTTTGCCACTGCGTCAAAGCTTCCCTGACAGCGCTCAGGGGAGGATGGGTCAGAACTGGAACCAAAATATTTCACTCAACACTCTAGTTGAATTTACAGGACGTAGTTTACCCAAACAATCACTAGATGGCGCAACAAAACCAAATAATATGTTGTAAGGCTCAATCATGTATGTTTTGCATCCTGGTGCTACCCACTGTTGTGTTGGTTTTGGAGGCGGTGGACTGGGCAGGCGTGGGAGGTTAGGATCAACACCACCTGGATGTCCTCTATCCTTCTTCACACCTACAACAGATTGAAAGGAAGCAGCTCTGAAGAAGTGGTGAAAACAGATGACAGCACTAGAAAAGAAACCCACGGACTTCTCAGCAGCCGAGACAGTTTGCGA from the Anabas testudineus chromosome 19, fAnaTes1.2, whole genome shotgun sequence genome contains:
- the mmp25b gene encoding matrix metalloproteinase-25, producing the protein MTGVELGVLLWLVSTLTGSASAQPVQYSGAVDWLSRYGYLPPPDPRTSRLQSKEGIEKAIRVMQRFGGIRETGVLDSETLQLMSTPRCSLPDIVGSEDMLKRRRRRKRYALSGLKWQKTDLTWSIHSYPTPSISPNLPNTLVEGLLTRAFKAWSDAAPLTFRQLQYPDRGAAAEGDIRVSFASLLHDDGYPFDGKGGTLAHAFFPGTDKMAGDTHFDDNEIWSYGGHTDTTDLFTVAVHEFGHALGLSHSSTDPSIMRPYYQGAVNDVHNFQLALDDKWAIQQLYGVKKDRGHPGGVDPNLPRLPSPPPPKPTQHSDPSSPERCQGSFDAVANIRGEVFFFKGSHFWRTQRDGTLVSLNPAEIKNFWIGLPPGTNKVDAVYERKSDSRIIFFIGAQYWVFQDTKVMDGYPQPLSNWGMRTKSGKMVDRVDAAFIWAHNGKTYLFSDGEFWRFDESRKDGQGSRQPEPDYPRDNSLWADVPSHMDDVITWGEGDTYFFKDNQYWVLKNGGLNQDVVTPKSIAVDWLRCPAPPTTVPPFHPRRRNECTCSVNGSHSSLRSSWTIPIFVVLIFNEFLRK